Below is a genomic region from Drosophila kikkawai strain 14028-0561.14 chromosome X, DkikHiC1v2, whole genome shotgun sequence.
GATATTCCGAAATTTGAAGCAGGACCAGAAGAACATGCTCACGGAACGTATCCAGGGCACAGAGACCCAAATGATGCAGGTCACCCGCGAAATGAAGATGAAGATCCACAATATGgtcgaggaggtggaggagaagGTGTCGAAGGCCCTCAACGAGGAGATCTGGCGACTGGGCGTCCTCATCGATGAGTTCAACATGCCCTTCCATCCAGAACGCCTGGTGCTCAACATCTATAAGAAGGAATTGAATGCTCATGTGGAGAGCGGACTGGGCAGCAACTTGCGTGCCCGCCTTTCCATGGCCCTGGCCATGAACGTGGAGTCGGCCCAAACGGAGATGACCGACCGGATGCACGCCCTGGTGCCCAACGAACAGCTGCTGGCCACCAGCACCAAAATGGTGGTCCGCACACAGCCCTTCGAGATGCTCTACTCGCTGAACTGTCAGAATCTGTGCGCCGACTTTCAGGAGGATCTCGAGTTCAAGTTCAGTTGGGGCATCGCGGCCATGATTCACCGCTTCACCGGCAAGGTGCGCGAGCGCAGCAAGAAGAACCAGCCGGCGCTGGTGAATCGTCAGAGCAGTATTGGGGTGAGTTAAGGATAACGAAGAATGATTTAATGAATTCCACTTGATGATATAATCTGTGCCTCTCTGCCCCAGCAGCACAGCGTCGTGACGCCCGCCAGCACGCCTGTGGAGGCGACAACCCCTGTGTGCCTCCTTCCCGGGCCAAGTGTGGCTGGAATTACGCCCGAGCAGCTATCGGTGATCTCCCGGTTTGCCATGACCTCCATCGGATCGCAGGGCACAGTGGGCGGCCTTGTGGTTGCTGGCATTGTAAGTAACTTTGTTCTCCTGTCTGTTGTGTCCCCTTGTGCCCACGAATGCCCAAGCAGGTGCTATTGAAACGTTACGGGATACAAATAAACCCTTTCCAGATGCTGAAAACTATTGGTTGGCGTGTCCTGGTCGGTGTCGGCGCCCTCTACGGCTGCATCTATCTGTACGAACGGCTCTCGTGGACGAACTCGGCCAAGGAGCGGACCTTCAAGAGCCAATATGTGCGGCATGCCACCAAGAAGCTCAAGATGATCGTGGACCTTACATCCGCAAATTGCAGTCATCAAGTGCagcagtaaaaaaaaaaaatgtttagtgACTGCATTTCGTTGATTCAATCTGATTTTCATCGCAGGGAACTGTCGAGCACCTTTGCCCGCTTGTGCCGCACCGTTGACACCGCCACCACGGACATGAACGAGGAGCTGAAGACCCTGGAGTCGCAGCTTAATGTCCTCGAGGGCAATCAGAAGCAGCTGAAGCTGCTGCGCAACAAGGCTAACTACATACAGAACGAGCTGGACATTTTCGAGCACAATTATATCTCGCCGCAGTAAGAATGGATCCTAGATGGAGTTTATAGAGGCGGAAAGTATGTGGTTGGGTGGTGGGATCCTCTGATCTGAAGGGAAAAGCCACAAACCTCTTACGGCAACGACAACAAttaactcttttttttcgcactattttgtttttttcctctctttttGTATAAAAGCATGATTTGACCAATCAAGttgtacaattttaattttttttatagaacaAATTGTGAGATTTACACATAATTCTAGAGTGGcaattattgtattttttttaatctctggagttgttgttgttgtaatatatatatatataccaataACCACTCACTGTGGCCATGGAAATGCTAATTGAAGTGGACTATAAAGTCACCATATGCCCCCTCCTCATATAACGCAAATGCAACTTGATTTACCTTCTAATAGAAAGTTCTTGTAATTATacaaacattttgtttttctcccaATCGGATATTAGAATAATTGAATGACGAAAGCGTATACTTGCATCATCACTACGATGGGGGTGTGTGTTAATTGTTAATGGATGATTCATGAACGAAAacgaaacagaaacaaaataaatgataTTTATGTAAGAAAGTGTTGTttgatttttagttttaagcgGAAAGGTTTACATCTtccatttttttcagattatataagataatattttttctggaTGAAGGAGTCTATtcccgaccctataaatcatatacatatattcttgataagCATCAACAGACGAATCAATTTAGTCATCTCCGGAGaacaaaaattttgttaaacatctttaaaattttcaaaattttataacatttttaataatttttagttttaaataaagtatgcaTATATTTTATCTTCACAAAAACCAACACAGAGTTATGATATTTCTAAATATGTttcacttttaaaataattaagcaaattataccaagtttttttaatataaaagaaaatcagattagagtaaatttttttttctgggtaTTTTAATTCAGCATATTATAACTAGCATCGGccaatttatatacaaaaaccaGGTAGTTCTAAAAAAAGtgataaacaaatttatgtttttataaataatatatataaaatatttttttaatgagtAAATTGAATCCAGTTCCCAATGATCCAATTACAAACTGcaaggtatacaaactttgtagcttccttttttgtttcgcTATTAAAATAGACCAGAATATGACTGcaattgttttgttatttattattttccaacttATGTAGAAGCTagaatgtatttaaaaataaattcaaacaaTTTGTAACACAATATCAggcaaacataaaataaacaaaatagtttattgattaattgtaaactttttgaaCTCACTTCCGCAATAAAACCCCTCGCTTCAGTTGGAAGTAAACCATTTATTCAGGCTTTATCTATGGAGTTCTCAGGGATTTGTGTCTAGAGTCCCCCTTCCCGCATTAAACCTAATCGAGCTGCACCAGAAACGAAGGTCTGCAACGAAATAGCCACTGCAGACGCAAAAGTACAGACACACGAGAGCAATATTCACCGAAATCGATCCAGCCAGCCAGGCCCCCAAAATGTCAATCGTATCCTACGAACACATCGAGTAGTCCCTGAGACAAGCGATGAAACTGGCCTTCATGGGAGCGCACTAGGCAGAACGACTCTTGCTTAGTCCTATCTACATACTtccgtatatatatattgtatagtATATCTGTATAATTccgtatatatatagatatatatatagatgtatAATGTGTGTATATCTGTATAAACATGTATAATGGTAATGCAGGCTGCAGGCGCGGGGTGGGCGTTAGAATTCATGTTGTAAACGTTTAGATTTGTACAAATTCATTCATTTGTGTGTcctaaaacatttaaattactaaGATGAGTAACGGCAATATATTAGTTCCTGAAGGGAATTCAAAAGCGTTACTCATCTTTGTAATTCGAACGTCTTTGGTGTGTCCTTCGCCTTCGTGAGCTGGTACATTATGGTATATTGTATATAGAAACATGCTCGAAATATCGCTAATCGGTAATcgctaatataatataataatatcaaGTTAGAGAGAGAGACGCTAGAGACGTGAGCACTCGCACAGTTTGAATCTTTGGCAAGACCGCAGATACTGATCACAAGAATCGTTTCGATTTACACATATATAGTTCAGTTCCTAATGCTAGGCTACAACTATTTCGTACTTGCTCGAGATAAAATTTGGCTAATTGTGGAGCAGTGACTCGGGTacattcatcatcattatcctAATCTTCCATAGGAATCCCTGTCGTTTAAGTACTCTAAGGTCTAAATTCGCTGTTTCCCTATAACTCTCATCGCCCTCATGGTTCGATAGCTCCTTCGCCGGGATAGAGGTTCACCAGGATGGCATAGTAGTGGCATCCAGCGGCCAAAACCACAAACAAATGCCAAATGGCATGGGCCATTGGTATCAGGCCATCCGCCTTGAAGAACACAATGCCCAGAATGTAGAATCCGCCGCCGAATTTTAGTTGCAGCATCCCGTGAAAGTGATGGCCCGTAAAGACAACCACCAGCGCTGGGCCCAGGCCCATAACCAAGTAGAAGAATGTCTCCAGGCACTTGTAGCGCTCGTGGAATATCTGTTGTTTTTaaaggggaaaaaatatattataagtATAGATTTATTAGCAGGGACAATGAACAGTGATTattggaataaaataaaaataatttcttaccTGCTGGTAAGCAATCCCGACGGCCGCCATCAGCCAGATGACCCACTCCATGCAGAAGAGTATGGTCGAGTGGTCCGTGTTCTCCAGCGTCAGCCAGGGGAAGTAGGAGCCGGCAATGAATACATAGATCATGGCCCTGTCGCACCGATGCAGCACATTCTTCAGTCCCTGGTACGTCTGCCAGCCGAGGCTGGGCCATGCCTTGACATTCCGCGGCGGTCTAGCCAGAACAAACAAAGAGTAATGAGTCACATAAGGGCCAGACAGGTGGGCCAGCCACTTACTTGTGCTCGGCACAGTAGCAGGAGCAGTGAAAGAAGGTCGACACGGTGAAGAGCATGCAGAGGGCGCCGCCATAGACCCAGGACACCAGGTACTGGCTGGAGCTCGAGGAGCGTTCAAACAGCTTAATGGCGGCAAACACGGCTGGCAATATCCAAATCCCGTGCGTAATCACATTGGCCACCTGCTCaatctaaaaacaaaacaaatacaacCTGTTCTAGGGAGGAGAGGCAGCGGGCAGCGAGCGACGGGCAACTTACCTCGGTTGGCTGATAGGCACAGCCGGGCTTGGCCTTGGCATTCTTCCACTTGACATTCCTTAGGCGAAGCTTGAGATTGGAATTCGATTGAATGATCGACTTCCAGAACTTGCTGAACAGATTCTCAAGGAAGGCGTACTTGTTCTGCAGGTCCTGCATCAGGCTGAGCTCCCCATTGTTGCGATTCCGGTTGCCAATCAACCGTTCATGCCCAAGCCCACTTCCGTGGCCACTCCCGGTGCTGGTGCTCATCGTGGACAGACTGTGTGGGATTAGATTGTTTAGCAAATTGGTTGTCCGACTCGCGTAAAATTGATTGATTACCCGGCCACCGGTCTAACCCCAACCACCCACGGCCACGCCCTCACCCTACGCCCAACGCCTACGCCTGGCTGTCTGCCTCCCCCGGCTATATGGCTTTATGGCCAATTGATTATCatctgctgccgccgccaccgtCGGGCGCTTATCTTCCAGCGCACGATAAGCCCTCCTCCACGACGCCAATGACTGGACAATGGACATGGGGGCACTTGAGCTATTCCTCAGCATTGAGCTAATTTATGCTCATTGAGAGAGCAGAGCCTGCACATACTGCATACAATGGCCAAGCCAAGGTTGCCGATTTTGACCCGCAATTGAAACCAGTTCTCCTCTGATTGCCGGGACCCGCTTATCTCGTGTGTCTCGAACATGGCTCAAAGTCCAAGTCGGATGAGCGGGCGGCTGGAGATATGACTTGCCCCCGTAGGCGTAGGAATATGATTAAACGGGGGCTCTTGAGGTTTGATTTCCATTTAAGGTTATCTAATCCCTGAAAGCACTACACTTTTTTATACCCAGGGTATTACGATTTTTGCAATGCAGAGGAGACAGTTTCGGTTccgcatcaacagccgagtcgatctagccctgtccgtttctatgcgaactagtctctcagttttgaagctatctgaatgagaCTTTGCAGATAGGTTTCTTACTATTCtcgttatatttatatatagcgAAACAAGCCAGATTGGATGACAATATCATATACaaagctgccataggaacaatcggaaaattgtagaaaaaaataactttgctgttttttaacatattttaatctactttagGATGTGGtcaatttgtattattttagaattttggttttaattttatcaaaatcggacgactttATCATAAAGTTaacataggaacgatcggtacagaaaaatgtaaacatgtaaatttgtatttaaatattatattaaata
It encodes:
- the LOC108079952 gene encoding monocyte to macrophage differentiation factor, with the translated sequence MSTSTGSGHGSGLGHERLIGNRNRNNGELSLMQDLQNKYAFLENLFSKFWKSIIQSNSNLKLRLRNVKWKNAKAKPGCAYQPTEIEQVANVITHGIWILPAVFAAIKLFERSSSSSQYLVSWVYGGALCMLFTVSTFFHCSCYCAEHKPPRNVKAWPSLGWQTYQGLKNVLHRCDRAMIYVFIAGSYFPWLTLENTDHSTILFCMEWVIWLMAAVGIAYQQIFHERYKCLETFFYLVMGLGPALVVVFTGHHFHGMLQLKFGGGFYILGIVFFKADGLIPMAHAIWHLFVVLAAGCHYYAILVNLYPGEGAIEP